The nucleotide window TATCATTTTTTTCACCGACTTGCTGAGTGTTTCAAAATATGCTTTGGATCCTTTATGTGCTTTGAACGATTTTTCAAGGTCCGGCGGGATTACTAAAGCATCTACTTCATCCAGTGTGTTCCATGTTCCGTTTTCCCGCGCGGTTTCTATTGCTTGATGCCCCGCTTCTTTCATCAAACCAGCCGCGATCAGCCGTTCTACCTTTTCCTTGTTTATTTTCGACCAGGTACTTTTAACCTTTCGTTTGCTAAAGAATTGTATAGAACTTTCTTCATCCCGCGTTTTCTTAGTACTGTCAATCCATCCAAAGCACAATGCTTCATCTACCGCTTCACTCCAGGAGATGGTTGGTTTTCCGGATGCTTTTTTATACATCACTAACCATACGTTGTCCTGGTTTTTATGGTTTTTCTCCAGCCATTTTCTCCATTCCTTATTGGTTTTAGGGTAGAAGGTTTCAGTTGTTTTTTCTTGCATGTACTAAGCTGTTTTTGGCAAATAGGGTTGGTTTTTTATTAAGACCACTGTTGGAAGTATTCCTTATTTCCCGATTTTTCTGTTTATGAAAACAAATATGAATGAAATGGCCATAAAAAGAGCCAATATAATCAATGCATTCATTAAGGTTTGCTGCATTCCTATTTCTTTGACATTTAAAAAGGGGTAGGGGTAGAAGCCGGAGCTGTTACCTCTTATCAAGGTAAAGAGCAGATACGCCAACGGGTAAATACTCCATGCAAAAATTTGTGTATACCGGATTCCCTTTTTTTCGAACAGGCTCCAATAAACCAAAGCTCCAAGGGGAATAACAGAGTGCAGCAGTTCGTCCACCCATTTTTGAAGTCCCTGCGGATCCCAGATATGCCTTAGTGCCACCTGGTATACCAGGCCAACAATGACGATATAAACGGTTATAGCAGATAATAAACCTTTAACCCTGGTAATGCGCCCGTCGAACAGCAGGGTGGTGAAATAAATGGCTACTGCAATATTTGTAAGAATAGTGAAATAGCTAAAAAAGCGGATGGTTGCTTCTTCAACAGTATTCACATTGTTGTGAAGCATTAAAATGTATTGGGCTATTACGGCAAACCAACCGGCCGATGCCAGTAAGCCTGCAAATGATTTTTGCATACTATTGTTGTATGTTGTAGAACCGGGGTGCTATTATTGAGTATTGTTGATGTTTTTTACAGCAACGCCAGGCATTTTTTCAAATATATCCTGCATGTATTTCCTGTGATTGGCTCCCGCTATCACTACTACTTTTTGATGGCCTAATGCCCTGGCAGTGTTCACAACATTTTCGCACATACCTTTATTACGCATCAGCCACCAATGTATCTGTGATAGGATTTCCTCTTTGGGAAAATCTTTTAAATCATATAGCTCCGGGAAATAAAAATCACCTGAAGCTAAAATAGCTGAAGCCTCGTTGGTGTTCAACCATTCTGTAAACCGGGTTGATTCTTTTTCTATGTCCGAAACTGCTTCAAACCCTTTAATTCTCTTGGTTAAAAGAGCCTCCAGTTCTTTGGCATAAGAAGCTGTTGTGTCTTTTTTAAAAGCCTCAAACCGGGCATAAAATGCCAGGGCCGATGCAGACCAGTTTAGATCATAATCCTGGCAATCCATAGGTAGCAGTTCCCGGATATTCATTTCCTGCATTAAAGGAAATGCAATCAATGCATATTCCGAAGTTTTCAACCTTCTCATACTCCGGCCAGTCGTGTCTGAATCCGGGCTTAAGAGCGTACTGACATAGTTTTCAAGCTGAATATTGGGAAATTTTTTTAAATGATTCCATACCTGCCAATATTGATAATGTGCATTGGAGACATCCTGGTTCAGGTAAAAGGCATGTGCCAAATCTGCTTTTAACCGGTAGTTTTCGGGGTTTGATATTACCCGTGTTTTTAAACTGTCAATGGTAATGGAAAGCCGGTCTGTTTTAATATCTCTGTTATTTCTGAGGGTTTTCAACCGCTTCATATTATCCTCTTTGCACCAGTAATCCATAACCAGCCGTTCGTCTTCTTTACTCAGGAATTCGCCGAAGAATGCAGTAGGTTTAAAGTTCCTGACTTGTGCATACAGATTCGACAGGTCCTGCCTGGGGGATTTGCTGTAGTTGTGCGCGACGCCAATTAATAATACATTAACTTTTTGCGCGTATGTATTAAAGGGTGCGAGAAGAAAAAATAAAAAAGAATATTTCATGTTTTGTTTGATATACACCTGCTTTTTAATTGAGGCCTTATGATAAATCATTGGTAAAGGTTCGGGCTTGGGTGAGATATAGTTTCAATAGCTGGTTGCCTGCCTTTACTTCCTTTGGGTCTTACCCGTATCTAGGTTTCTGCTATACCCGCTTATTGCTGCTATTTGCCGTTTTAAACCTGAACTCCAGTCTATGTTCCGCGTTTATTTGATAGCGTATAGAAAGCCTGATAGTGTCATCATCCAATATACGCAGATATATGATATCCTTGATGTATTTGTTAAGTTTTTTCTACACTGTCAATGGTCAACGCCGGTGCTCACGATTTTCAGGGTTTTCGCAGTAATGCACATCTAATCTAAGGTATCGTTCCAATGCTTTGGATGGCATAATCAGTGAGAGACGTGAAGAAGCATTAATCTTTTTTAGTGATCACTAAATTCCTGAAATAGGCTTCCGTCCCGGGGCCTATCCATAGGCCGACGTTGCCTTTCGCATTTGATCCATGTTTAAGGTCCGAAACAATCAGGGTTGGCTGACTGGCTCCATGAACGTATAGCCGGGCAATAGTGTCCTGTACCTCAATTTTTACTTTTGTCCATATACCCACTTCTAAATCTACATAAGCTTCATATTTCTCAGGAAAATCTTTACGTAGTTGATACCAGGGATATTCCGGGTAAGAGATATATTGAGCAGCGTGGTTTCTCCGAACCTGGTCTGGCGCACGTCCGTTGCTCGGGCGCAAATAAAAGCATTCAAATTCCTTGTTAGAGCTGTCTATGCGAAAAGCTATACCCACAAAACCCCGTGCCCCTTCTGAGGCGTTTTTCATAGGTTGACCAGCCAGCTCAACTTCGATAGTGCCATTGTGGAAATAAGCGTTTTCCGGCTGGACTAATCTTAATTCGGTATCGGCCTGTGGGTCTATATCTGTTACTTTTATCGCTTGATGGTGCTTTAGCACTCCAGCCTGAACGGTTACATTCAGGGCTTTTAGCTGACTGGTGTCTTGTAGCGAATACATTGTTTTGCCAGACTGGCTTTTGGCAATAAGGCCAGCCAGGGTGCAGGCCAGGAGCAAAGTAAGTTGCTTCATTGTTTTGAATTTGTCAGGTTATACTTCAATGGTCCTTAAAGATATTGAAAGGCGAGAAAGATACAATGCCAAAATCCTTTAACTCCTTTTATTAGCCGGATTTTTCATCGGAGCCTCTGTATCCGGATCATTGCTGTTGTTTAGTTTATAGCTAATCAAATAATCCATGTAAAGCAAGCTTTTTTGCTTTATCGAACTAAAAGTGGTTGTATGTTCCCAGCGCAAAAGCCGGGATTGGGAAATAGCTGATGTTACAAGGTTGGCCCAACTTGAATGAAACCCAATTTTGTGGGCAGTCAGTCGGGGGATTTTCCTAGAATTTTCTCACCTTAAAGTTCGTTTTACCCTTATAGGCATATCTTTGCCCATTTACAATCTGGCTGTGCAGTTGCTTCTCCTTAATAGAATGGTAAAAAGAGAAAGCAACACTATGCAGCCATGAGTAAATATTTCACTCACTTTAAAATTAAATTTATGTCGAAAAAGACAGTTGAGCCCAGGAAGAATAAGCCGACACAAAAGAAAAGTTCAGCACAAAAGAAAGCGAATCCAAAGAAAAAAGCCCGGTAAATCAAAATGCCGGAAGCCCGGTTCAAAAGCCGGGCTTTTTTACGCCTTTGTCTGAATTTCAAGTCGATAGCGCCAGGTTTTTCATCAGGAAAAAATACATGGATGCGTTAGATATAGTGAAAGCGGCCTGTCTTGGGTTGAGGGGGTGGTGCACGGAAGATATTTTGGAGCTTTGCAATGGAACAGCAATCGAAGCACAAAAGCCGAATTGTTGTGCATTCAGGCTACACAGAGCAACCCTTTCTGTCCCAACGGAAAGTATTATAATTATTCAGCCGGGTCCCAATCATACTTCAGTTACCGCTGACTGGCAATCAGCAAATTCAGGTCTGTATACTTTAAATCAAATCGCTGGCTTAAATAAAAATTGGTCAAATGGCCTTTGAACAGGTAGATGCCATTACGCAAATGTATCCGGTGCCAGGCCAGATCTTCAATACCGCCTTCCTCGCCGGCGTCTATAAGTAAGGGCATCAAAACATTACTGATCGCCTGTGAAGCGGTGCGGGCAAAGCCCGAAGGGATATTAGGTACGCAATAATGAATGACACCATATTTCATGAATATGGGTGACTCGTGAGAAGTAACTTCAGATGTTTCAAAAACGCCTCCACGGTCAATGCTGGCATCGATAATAACCGAGCCGGGCCTCATGCCACTTACCATTTCTTCGGTTACGATCATCGGCGTACGGCCGCTTAAATTAGATAAACAGCCCACCGCAACCTCGCAGGTGCGTAGTTGCTTGGCCAGCAGTTTGGGTTCAATTACGGAGGTCCATAATCGTTGGCCAATGGTATTCTGCAGGTTCTTTAAACGGCTAACATTATTATCAAACAATTTAACTGATGCGCCCAACGCCAGAGCAGCACGCGCCGCATATTCGCCTACAATGCCCGCTCCGATAATAATAACTTTAGTAGGCGCAATGCCCGAAATGCCCCCTAGCAACACACCCTTGCCATGATTGGCAGAACTCAGGTATTGCGCCGCGATCAGCATCACAGCGCTACCCGCAATTTCGCTCATGCTGCGTACAATTGGGTAAGAGTCGGTATCGTCTTTCAGGTTTTCAAATGATAAAGCCGTGATCTTTTTCTTCATCATGGTACACAACACATCCGGCTGCAGCACCGATAAATGCAAAGGAGAAATGATCGACTGATTCATTTGCAGCAATGGCAGGTCCTCTTCAATAACCGGTGCGCTCTTTACCATAATAGGGGCCTTGAATACTTCTTCCCGGCTGTAAACGATTTTAGCGCCTGCGTCAGCATAATCCTTATCACGAAAGTGAGAGGCATCTCCCGCATTATGCTCCAGCATTACGTTATGCCCGTTGTTTACTAAAACGCTCACGGCATCGGGTGTCAACGCAATCCGGTTTTCCTGGAAAGCAATTTCTTTGGGAATTCCGATGGTCATACCTTCTCCCTTTAATTTGATGTCCAGGGTTTCCTCCAGCGTTTCATAGCTGAATGATGTGCTGATAACAGGCTGTTTCTTACTCATACTTGTGACAGAAGTGTACTAGTTTATCTCGGTTATATTTAATAAGACTAAAAAATATTCTTAACCAGGTTAATTGCTTACTGATAGTTTATAGGTGACAGATAATGGGTCCTGGTTTTCCAGCGGGTCGATTGCTGTTCATCCGGTCTTATTCTCATTATTCATCACTCACCAAATTTACTCCTTTTTATGCTATTTCCAGCGACCGTTCTGTATCGCCTTCCACACGCAGGTATAGCGTTGTTGTGTCGTCGGGAAATAATGCCTCAGCCCTTTCCGGCCATTCTACAAAGCAATAGTCGCCGCTGTACAGGCAGTCTTCTACTCCTGTCCGGATAGCTTCCTCCTCATCTTTTAGCCGGTACAGGTCGATGTGATACAGCCGCTTTGTGATTCCATTTTCATTATACCGATATTCATTGATCACGGAAAATGTCGGACTGCTTACTACGTCCTCCACTTTTAACAGACTACAAACAGCACTTATCAATGTAGTTTTTCCTGCTCCCATCGTCCCATGCAGGGCAATCACCTTACGGTTTTTTAGCTCATCCAATAACCATTGGGCCGTTTGATCAATTTCAGGTAATGTATATTTTCTTATAGTAGGCATGTTTGTTAAATGTAGAACGCAAATATCTTCTATTATTACCAAAAATACAATCCCGTGAGCTGCCTGAAGCTAACCTGTTATACCTGTTGTGATTTGGACAATTTGTAAAAATCGTAAGTGTAGGCGTTGTAGGGGAGTAGCCGTTGCGAGAATAATTTAGCGGTAAAGCACCCGATGATAATAGGGATGAACAGGCTGTAGCCATTGGGTACCAGGTTGCAGGTTAATATCAATGCCGTAAGAGGAGCAAAAATAGCCGAAGAAAGCGTAGCTGCTGCGCCCACCAGGGCAAAATTAAGCGGCACCAGGTTGGTATGAAAATAGGTATTGCAAAAAATAGCCAGTAATAAACCCAGGAAAGCGCCCGCTACAATACTGGGAGCAAAAACACCACCGTCGCCGCCGGCACCCAATGTAAGAGAGGCCACTAAAGGTTTTAACAGGATCAGCGCGGCCAGCAGTAGTAATGAAATGTGCTCTTTACTGATTGCTGTTTCAAGTATTTGATTCAGGCCATGGTAGCTGTCGCCGTATAAGACCGGGAAGCATAGAATGGAAAGACCAACTATTAATGCGCCGATGTTTACTCTCAGGAAATTATTATGTATTTGTGCAAAAAGATTCTTGATACGGGTTACCAGGAACGTGAAGTATACTGCCAGTGTGCCGCTTAGCAAGCCCAGCAGTACAAAGAAAGGGATAGCGTACCAGTTCCAGTCTTTGATTGAAAAATGCAGTAGCGGTTCGTTATCAAAAAGGTAAATAAATATAGCGGCTATAAGGGAAGAGGCTGTGCAACTAACGATCAGGGATTTGCGCAGTTTCCTGGCAATCACTTCCATGGCGAACAACCAACCCGCCAGGGGGCTTGCAAAAAGTACGGCTACTCCTGCTGCTACACCCGCGCAGATCAGCTCGCGCTTATACATTTTCGCCGAAAACTCCCTTTTGTACCCCATATTACCCACAGTTGCCGTTGCCACTACGGTTGAAACTTCTACGCCTGTTGACCCACCAAAGATCACCGTAAGAAAACCATTGATATAATGGGAGGGAATTTTAAAGAAGGGAAGATGCTCTTTTCTTTGGTCAAGGGTTTTGTAGATTTCTGTAATGCCCTTGTTTTTACGGTTCAGGAACAGGTATTTACGAAGAAAATAGATGGCCGTAATGCCGATAGTAGGCAGTACCACAAATAATACCTTGTGGGTATTTTCTACCGTGTCAAATACCCGGTGCTCAAAATATTCTGTGAGGTGTTTGAGAGAGAACGCCAGCAGGCAACTTATTAAACTAATGAGAATAGAAATGAGTACCAGCTTGTAATAATGATGAACGATAACTTTTTTCCTTTCCACGCGATTCCTGTTTAAATAAGGAGCAGGGAAAAGCCCCACCCCAGTTTAATAGGGTGCAAAGGTAACAACTGTTGCTGTAAACAACAGTTGTTAGTAGTTATTTGATTGATTGTCAGGTTATCCTACGATCCTTAACCGGGCGTAATTGAGGAGAATTTTCTTTTCGCCGTTGGTTTCGAATTTAATGATGGCCATGGGATTGTGGCTGGCGCCTTCCATTTTGATGATCTCTCCAAATCCAAATTTCTGATGCTCCACTTTTTGTCCCACTGCTAATTCGGTAACCTCATTGGCTACGAAGTTTTCTGTAGGTGTGTGGTCTGTCACCTTTTTTTCCATTTTGGGAGGTAAGTAACTTGGGGTAGCTGACTTTTTGCTTGGTGGCGGACCGTAACGTTTTTCCGCATCTTCGGCAGCTTTTTTGCCACCAGACCAACCTCCGCCAAATCCACTGTTCATGCGCTCGAAAGCGCTGCCGCCAAAATTGTTGCTCATTTTTGTGCCACCCCCCGCATAACTACGGTCCAGCAGTTGCTCCGGCAGTTCTTCTATAAACCGGCTGGGCTCATTTTGCACCAGTTGCCCAAATTTATAACGGGTATTGGCATAGGTAACCCATAGTTTCTTTTTAGCCCGCGTTACTACCACATAGAAAAGCCTGCGTTCTTCCTCCAGTTCTTCCCGGGTATTGATGCTCATAGCGTTGGGAAATAACATTTCTTCCAGCCCTGCTGCAAATACGCATTCAAATTCCAAACCTTTTGCTGCGTGAATGGTCATCAGCTTTACGGTATCCGCATCGGGGTCCTTTTCGTCTGCGTCGGTCAGTAAAGTGATCTGCTGCAGGTATGCCCCCAGGCCTTTATCTACAACTTCTCCATCTTCGTTATCCGGGCTTTCTACCCATTCTTTAATAGAGTTGAGCAACTCCTGTATGTTCTCGTATCGTTGTAACCCTTCAGTACTTTTGTCATTGAACAATTCCCGCACCAGGTTGGTATTCTTGCCCACGTGAAACGCAACTTCATAGGCATTGTGCTTTTCCAGCATGCTGGAAAAACTCCTGATCATGGTCACGAAATTGTTGATCACTTCCAGTGTACCGGCCCGGAAGCCGTGTTGAGCAGCCTCCACCAGTATCTCCCACATGGTTTTATTGTGGGTATTGGCCAGCAATATAATTTTATCTATGGTCGTTTTACCGATGCCACGTACGGGGTAATTAATGATACGTTTTAAGGCTTCCTCATCACGGCTATTAATGATCAGGCGCAGGTAAGCCACCAGGTCTTTAATCTCCTTGCGCTGGTAAAAGCTCACACCACCATACATGGTATAAGGAATCGCCATGCGTCTTAACGCTTCCTCAAAAGCCCGGCTTTGGGCATTGGTACGATATAGTATTGCGAAATCTTTATTTAAGAAATGGTTCCGCAGCTTTTGTTCCTGTATGCTGTCGGCTACAAACTTTCCTTCTTCGTTATCCGACATGGTTTTTACAATCCTGATCTTCTCACCTTCCGCATTTTCGGTAAACAGCACTTTTGGGATCTGTCCCTTGTTTTTACCAATTACATCATTGGCCGCGTTGATGATCGTTTGTGTGCTACGATAGTTTTGCTCCAGCTTTACCACTTTTACTTCATCGTAGTCTTTCTGAAACTGTAAAATATTCTGGATGGTAGCGCCCCGGAAGCTATAAATACTCTGGGCGTCATCTCCCACCACGCAAACATTTTCATGCATGGCCCCCAGTAGTTTTATTACCTCATACTGGGCCGGGTTGGTATCCTGGTACTCATCAATCAGTATAAATTTAAATTTATGCTGGTATTTGCTTAAAGATTCGGGATTAGTTTTAAGTAATTCGTAAAATTTAAGCAACAGGTCATCAAAATCCATAGCGCCGTTTTTAAAACAGCGCTTGCAATAAGAATCGTAAATTTTAGCAATTGCCGGCCGGTTGGCACGGATATCTTCCTGCTGTACATAGTAGTCTGTTGCATAGTCGGCGGGCGATACCAGCGCGTTTTTGGCAGAGGATATACGGTTATACACCTGTGATGGTTTATACAATTTATCATCCAGGTGCATTTCGTTGATCACTGCTTTAACCACGCTTTTGGCATCGTCGGTATCATAAATAGTGAAATTGTTGGGATAACCGATCCTGTGTGCTTCTGCCCTTAAAATTCTAGCAAATACACTGTGAAAAGTTCCTATATATAAATTACGTGCTTCGTTTCCACCTAAAATATGTTCTATACGCTCTTTCATCTCCCGCGCTGCTTTATTGGTAAATGTCAGCGCCAGTATATTAAAGGCGTCAATACCACTGGCCATCAAATGGGCGATACGTGTGGTTAATACCTTGGTTTTACCACTTCCCGCACCCGCGATAATCATAATGGGACCCTGAATATGTAATACTGCTTCTTTTTGCCGCTCGTTCAAACCTTTTATATAATCCTGCATGGGCGCAAGGTACGAAGAGCGTATGATTTATAAGGTAGACATGCTGCAAAAAGTGTTGGTTAGGAGATTTAATCAGGTAAATCGGAATACTTTAACAAACGGGCATTAAACCTCCTAAGTAGTTTGTAGTCATATTACTGTTTGGTAAATGTTTAACAGTTATTAGCAGAAAGTTTGTTTTTAAAATATCATCTAATCAAAAATTAAGGAGATGGGTTTAATAACGAAAAAAACAGGATTGATTTCGGGGGCGCTGCTAATAACCTATGTGTTAATGGCGCAGGAAATTCCGTCGAGAACGAATGAGGGAGTGAGCAGCGCTGCACCAAGGGAGGCCCGGAAGAACGCCTATTTTAATTTGAAGCTGACGAAAGAGCAACAAAAGGAACTACAGGTGGCAAATAAAGAAAATCGTGAAAAGATGAAGGAGATTGCAGCGGACAGCACCCTGGAGCCGAAGGAAAGGAAGAACCAGCTACAAGCTGTTCGAAAGGACCTGATCGAAAAACGCAGGACTATTCTTACTGAAGAGCAATACACGATGTATGAGCAGAACCTGAAGGAAATCAAAGAAAAGGGCCTGGTCGGTTCGGCAAAAAATGTGGTAAACAATATTGAAAAAAACAGGGAAAAAGATCCCAATGGGCTGAGCAGGGATGCTGAAAAAAAGACATCTAAAAAAGGGAGGAGTAACTGGAACGATTTGCAGATGACGGGCGAACAACGCGAAAAGATGCGGCTTGCCAACCAGGATTATAACACTCGGGCTCAAACCATCAGAAATAATATTTCGCTTACATCATCCGAAAAACAAGATCAGACAAAAGAGGCTTACCGGGCTTACGAGATGGAAATAAGATCTATTCTTACTTCAGAACAGAAGTCTAAGTGGGATGATCAGCAACGAAGAGCCCGGATGACCATGTCGTCGAGAGAATTACAAGCGGACCGTAACAGGAGGGGGGTGAGCCATTAATTTCAAGATTAATAAAATTAAATGCCTTTACAGGTATTCAGGATTACAACAATAAATAAAAAAACAAAAAATGAAAAAGTCAATTTTCCTCGCTGCCATGATCAGCGCTTTCAGTATTACTGCTACTTATGCGCAGGATGCTCCAAAAGAAAAACCTAAAGCAGAAGCACGCCGGGGTGGCGAAAGGCGCGGGCCGGGTGGTGGATATAATGCGGCGGAAATGTACAAAGATCTGAACCTTACAAAAGACCAGGAAGCAAAGTTGAAAGACCTGAATGATGAGCAAGGCAAGAAAAGGCAGGAGTTGAGAAATGATAATTCTTTGAGTGATGACACCAGGAGAGAAAAAATGCAGGAGATGAGAAAAGAATGGATGGAAAAAGAAGGTGCAATTTTGACCAAAGAGCAGAAGGAGAAACTGGATGTTAAAAGAAAGGAAAGAATGGAAAGAGGCGGCAACAGAGGTCCTCGCGAAAGCAGGCAATAAGCATTTGTGTCTATAATCTATTTATAACTGAAAAAGCTCGTGATTTAATTCACGAGCTTTTTTAATGTTATCTTTGTGGTTTAATTACTGTTGGAAAACAGCAAAATATCATTACATGAAAAAAATAGATCCCCGCTTTCAGAAGTTTGCAAAAAAGAAAAGCAATGCTGCTATAAAAGAAGGTTTTAAGCAGGAGAAAAGAAAGTATAAAAAGGAAAGGGCTGAGTTCTTTGAGCAAAAAAAGAAAGAAGCCCGTGAAAAACAGATCACAGGACCAGTGATCGAACGTGAAAAAGTGGCGTTGGAGCAAATGCCACTTAACAAATACCTGGCGCATGGAGGTGTAAGCAGTCGCAGGGAAGCCGCTGATCTTATTAAGGATGGTAATGTGAAAGTGAATGGCAATGTAATCACTGAACCTGGCTATAAAATGGCAGATGGGGAC belongs to Niabella yanshanensis and includes:
- a CDS encoding YdeI/OmpD-associated family protein translates to MQEKTTETFYPKTNKEWRKWLEKNHKNQDNVWLVMYKKASGKPTISWSEAVDEALCFGWIDSTKKTRDEESSIQFFSKRKVKSTWSKINKEKVERLIAAGLMKEAGHQAIETARENGTWNTLDEVDALVIPPDLEKSFKAHKGSKAYFETLSKSVKKMILYWILSAKRPETRLKRVNEVVESAARQQKPKQF
- a CDS encoding Pr6Pr family membrane protein, translating into MQKSFAGLLASAGWFAVIAQYILMLHNNVNTVEEATIRFFSYFTILTNIAVAIYFTTLLFDGRITRVKGLLSAITVYIVIVGLVYQVALRHIWDPQGLQKWVDELLHSVIPLGALVYWSLFEKKGIRYTQIFAWSIYPLAYLLFTLIRGNSSGFYPYPFLNVKEIGMQQTLMNALIILALFMAISFIFVFINRKIGK
- a CDS encoding DUF5694 domain-containing protein, which translates into the protein MKYSFLFFLLAPFNTYAQKVNVLLIGVAHNYSKSPRQDLSNLYAQVRNFKPTAFFGEFLSKEDERLVMDYWCKEDNMKRLKTLRNNRDIKTDRLSITIDSLKTRVISNPENYRLKADLAHAFYLNQDVSNAHYQYWQVWNHLKKFPNIQLENYVSTLLSPDSDTTGRSMRRLKTSEYALIAFPLMQEMNIRELLPMDCQDYDLNWSASALAFYARFEAFKKDTTASYAKELEALLTKRIKGFEAVSDIEKESTRFTEWLNTNEASAILASGDFYFPELYDLKDFPKEEILSQIHWWLMRNKGMCENVVNTARALGHQKVVVIAGANHRKYMQDIFEKMPGVAVKNINNTQ
- a CDS encoding alanine dehydrogenase, which codes for MSKKQPVISTSFSYETLEETLDIKLKGEGMTIGIPKEIAFQENRIALTPDAVSVLVNNGHNVMLEHNAGDASHFRDKDYADAGAKIVYSREEVFKAPIMVKSAPVIEEDLPLLQMNQSIISPLHLSVLQPDVLCTMMKKKITALSFENLKDDTDSYPIVRSMSEIAGSAVMLIAAQYLSSANHGKGVLLGGISGIAPTKVIIIGAGIVGEYAARAALALGASVKLFDNNVSRLKNLQNTIGQRLWTSVIEPKLLAKQLRTCEVAVGCLSNLSGRTPMIVTEEMVSGMRPGSVIIDASIDRGGVFETSEVTSHESPIFMKYGVIHYCVPNIPSGFARTASQAISNVLMPLLIDAGEEGGIEDLAWHRIHLRNGIYLFKGHLTNFYLSQRFDLKYTDLNLLIASQR
- the tsaE gene encoding tRNA (adenosine(37)-N6)-threonylcarbamoyltransferase complex ATPase subunit type 1 TsaE; the encoded protein is MPTIRKYTLPEIDQTAQWLLDELKNRKVIALHGTMGAGKTTLISAVCSLLKVEDVVSSPTFSVINEYRYNENGITKRLYHIDLYRLKDEEEAIRTGVEDCLYSGDYCFVEWPERAEALFPDDTTTLYLRVEGDTERSLEIA
- a CDS encoding chloride channel protein; translated protein: MERKKVIVHHYYKLVLISILISLISCLLAFSLKHLTEYFEHRVFDTVENTHKVLFVVLPTIGITAIYFLRKYLFLNRKNKGITEIYKTLDQRKEHLPFFKIPSHYINGFLTVIFGGSTGVEVSTVVATATVGNMGYKREFSAKMYKRELICAGVAAGVAVLFASPLAGWLFAMEVIARKLRKSLIVSCTASSLIAAIFIYLFDNEPLLHFSIKDWNWYAIPFFVLLGLLSGTLAVYFTFLVTRIKNLFAQIHNNFLRVNIGALIVGLSILCFPVLYGDSYHGLNQILETAISKEHISLLLLAALILLKPLVASLTLGAGGDGGVFAPSIVAGAFLGLLLAIFCNTYFHTNLVPLNFALVGAAATLSSAIFAPLTALILTCNLVPNGYSLFIPIIIGCFTAKLFSQRLLPYNAYTYDFYKLSKSQQV
- a CDS encoding ATP-dependent helicase, with protein sequence MQDYIKGLNERQKEAVLHIQGPIMIIAGAGSGKTKVLTTRIAHLMASGIDAFNILALTFTNKAAREMKERIEHILGGNEARNLYIGTFHSVFARILRAEAHRIGYPNNFTIYDTDDAKSVVKAVINEMHLDDKLYKPSQVYNRISSAKNALVSPADYATDYYVQQEDIRANRPAIAKIYDSYCKRCFKNGAMDFDDLLLKFYELLKTNPESLSKYQHKFKFILIDEYQDTNPAQYEVIKLLGAMHENVCVVGDDAQSIYSFRGATIQNILQFQKDYDEVKVVKLEQNYRSTQTIINAANDVIGKNKGQIPKVLFTENAEGEKIRIVKTMSDNEEGKFVADSIQEQKLRNHFLNKDFAILYRTNAQSRAFEEALRRMAIPYTMYGGVSFYQRKEIKDLVAYLRLIINSRDEEALKRIINYPVRGIGKTTIDKIILLANTHNKTMWEILVEAAQHGFRAGTLEVINNFVTMIRSFSSMLEKHNAYEVAFHVGKNTNLVRELFNDKSTEGLQRYENIQELLNSIKEWVESPDNEDGEVVDKGLGAYLQQITLLTDADEKDPDADTVKLMTIHAAKGLEFECVFAAGLEEMLFPNAMSINTREELEEERRLFYVVVTRAKKKLWVTYANTRYKFGQLVQNEPSRFIEELPEQLLDRSYAGGGTKMSNNFGGSAFERMNSGFGGGWSGGKKAAEDAEKRYGPPPSKKSATPSYLPPKMEKKVTDHTPTENFVANEVTELAVGQKVEHQKFGFGEIIKMEGASHNPMAIIKFETNGEKKILLNYARLRIVG